CACGCTGCGTCCGCCGAGGAAGCGGCCCAGTGCCGTCACTTCCTGGCGCAGATGGCCTCGTTGGCGCGGCGGACCCCACGCAATCTCGCGATGGTGGTGGCCACCGAGCGACCGCTGCACGAGCTCACCCGTGAGATCGAGTCGTGGCGCGGTTCCCCGTTTGCGACGTTGTTCACGACGCTCGTGCTCAAGCCATTGTCCGCGGAACACACCCTGAGCCTGCTCTCGCACGCCACCACGGCCGCGGTGCGGATGGACGATGCGGACGCGCTGCTCATCCTCGAGCTCTCGGGCGGCCACCCGACCGTCGTTCAGGCGGGCGCGTTCGCGCTCGTCCACGGTCGGCGGCAGGGCCTCGACGGCGCCGGGCTGCACGACGTGATCCGCTCGGCGGTCGCCGACCTGCAAGCCGACGCGCTGGCCGGGTCCATGCAGTCCGCCGGCTGGGAGGGCGGCCTGACGCTCGCGCCCACCGCAGCGGCGCCGGCCGCATCGCTCACCGCAGCATCGCGCCCGGCGTTCGATGGGGCGCCGCCCGACGGATCCGTCGGCGGCGGCGTGCCGACACCCGGTCTATGGATCGACGAGCAGAGCGGCGACGTCTGGGTCGACGGCACCCGCATCGATCACCTGACGGCGCTCGAGTTCAGCCTGCTCCGCCTGCTGTGGCATCACCCGAACCGCTTGTGCAGCAAGGACGACATCATCCACCAGCTCTGGGGCGCCGAAGCGGCCGTCAGCATCGACGATGCGCGGGTCGAGAAGCTCGTCAGTCGACTGCGGCGAAAGATCGAGGCAGCGCCCGGCCGTCCGCAATACGTGCGGACGGTGCGCGGGCGGGGGTATCGGTACGTGCCGCGGGTGACGTAGGGCGCGGCGAAGGGTGTCGCCGAGGCAACGGCCCGCGGGCAGGCACGGGGGCCTGCCCGTGTGACGTCACATCCGGTCCACCACGGCCTGCGCGAAGCCGCTGCACGACACCTCCGTCGCGCCCGTCGTCTGGCGCGCGATGTCGTACGTCACGACCTTGTCGGCGATCGCGCGGCCGATCGCTCCGCGCAGCACTTCGGCGGCGGCGTGCCAGCCGAGGTGCTCGAGCATCATCAGTCCGGAGAGCGTGACGGCG
Above is a window of Candidatus Avedoeria danica DNA encoding:
- a CDS encoding winged helix-turn-helix domain-containing protein translates to MNEPSDLTTLHRLRAADNPFTPHAPAVHSMFVGRDREIDLIFGHLLAAQRGNVAVSGPLGSGKSSVLQYIAHPEIAARYGALPSSTLLQYVDVQSVTPFTFEAFWRRVARLAGRTPGAAAASLAPLADTPILDLIAVEIVLDDLADKGGVLVLLLDEFEWAVHAASAEEAAQCRHFLAQMASLARRTPRNLAMVVATERPLHELTREIESWRGSPFATLFTTLVLKPLSAEHTLSLLSHATTAAVRMDDADALLILELSGGHPTVVQAGAFALVHGRRQGLDGAGLHDVIRSAVADLQADALAGSMQSAGWEGGLTLAPTAAAPAASLTAASRPAFDGAPPDGSVGGGVPTPGLWIDEQSGDVWVDGTRIDHLTALEFSLLRLLWHHPNRLCSKDDIIHQLWGAEAAVSIDDARVEKLVSRLRRKIEAAPGRPQYVRTVRGRGYRYVPRVT